The Candidatus Bathyarchaeum sp. genome window below encodes:
- a CDS encoding YbaN family protein, producing MKQPLDSQNQTSNNKLVRSLFFVAGTMTLLLGAVGVVLPILPTTPFLLVSLACYLRSSERMTHWMLNNKYFGKYIRNYTEGKGIPMKTKLFAIAVLWITITISGVILVPILVVQIILLVVATAVTVHLVRLPTCRC from the coding sequence ATGAAGCAACCGCTTGACTCTCAAAACCAAACAAGCAACAACAAACTTGTACGTTCTTTGTTTTTTGTAGCTGGAACAATGACTCTTCTGTTGGGTGCTGTAGGGGTAGTTCTTCCTATTTTGCCAACTACGCCTTTCTTGTTGGTTTCTTTGGCTTGTTATCTTAGGAGCTCAGAACGGATGACTCATTGGATGCTAAACAACAAGTACTTTGGAAAATATATCCGAAACTACACCGAGGGAAAAGGGATTCCCATGAAAACAAAATTGTTTGCAATAGCTGTTCTGTGGATAACTATTACAATTTCTGGTGTTATTTTAGTACCAATATTGGTAGTTCAAATAATTTTGCTTGTAGTTGCAACAGCAGTAACTGTGCACCTAGTACGACTTCCTACGTGTCGATGCTAG
- a CDS encoding Lrp/AsnC family transcriptional regulator codes for MDDKDKQILNMLQENARLSYTEIANELDISEATVRYRVKKLVDSEVISKFTVLLDPRKIGYPATGILMVKIDPEQFEEATAKISKLFETRHVLQTTGDYDILTVVKAHSLEHLNEVRKKIELISGVKELSLSASMRLIKIDPAFYL; via the coding sequence TTGGATGATAAAGATAAACAAATCTTGAATATGCTTCAAGAAAATGCACGGCTCTCTTACACTGAAATAGCCAACGAATTAGACATCAGCGAAGCTACCGTAAGATATCGAGTTAAAAAACTAGTCGACTCTGAAGTCATCAGCAAGTTCACTGTTTTGCTTGACCCCCGAAAAATTGGGTATCCCGCAACAGGAATTTTGATGGTTAAAATCGATCCTGAACAGTTTGAAGAAGCCACTGCGAAAATAAGCAAACTATTTGAAACCCGTCATGTATTGCAAACTACTGGAGATTATGATATTCTAACTGTTGTTAAGGCACATAGTTTAGAGCATCTCAATGAAGTTCGGAAAAAAATTGAACTGATATCTGGTGTAAAAGAACTATCCCTTTCTGCGTCTATGCGCTTGATAAAAATTGATCCAGCTTTCTATTTATAA